One genomic window of Arthrobacter caoxuetaonis includes the following:
- a CDS encoding ABC transporter permease, whose protein sequence is MALLTAGKTAGTGVSAAEEEASKRRGRIGYFLILPGFIFLLLFFAMPVISLLATSLYIKPEGADVGQFVPALEFGNYVVVLQNYWPAVLRSFGFALIATIAALVIGYPMAYLVAVRLRDRKLLKGILLVLIIAPFFTSFILRTQAWKQILADEGPVVSVLRAVSLLPDDGRLTATAFAVVCGLTYNFLPFMTLPIYANLERLDTRLIEAGGDLYANGFTTFRKITFPLSLPGVMAGTLLTFIPATGDYVNAALLGNNQNTTMIGQVIDSRFFRVVDYPGASALSFLLMLAILFLVILYVRRFGTKELM, encoded by the coding sequence ATGGCGCTCCTGACGGCGGGCAAGACAGCCGGAACAGGGGTCAGCGCAGCTGAGGAGGAAGCCAGCAAACGGCGCGGACGGATCGGTTATTTCCTGATCCTGCCGGGATTCATTTTCCTGCTGCTTTTCTTTGCGATGCCGGTCATCTCGCTGCTGGCCACGTCGCTGTACATAAAGCCTGAAGGCGCCGACGTCGGACAGTTCGTTCCGGCCCTTGAGTTCGGCAACTATGTGGTTGTCCTGCAGAACTACTGGCCGGCGGTGCTGCGTTCCTTTGGCTTCGCCCTGATTGCCACAATTGCGGCACTGGTTATCGGTTATCCGATGGCTTACCTGGTGGCTGTGCGCCTCCGGGACCGCAAACTGCTCAAGGGCATCCTGCTGGTGCTCATCATCGCGCCCTTCTTCACCAGCTTCATCCTGCGCACGCAGGCCTGGAAGCAGATCCTGGCGGATGAAGGTCCGGTGGTTTCGGTCCTGCGGGCAGTGTCCCTGCTTCCCGACGACGGACGGCTCACAGCGACGGCGTTCGCTGTGGTCTGCGGCCTGACGTACAACTTCCTGCCCTTCATGACGCTGCCCATCTACGCCAACCTTGAACGGCTGGACACCCGGCTGATCGAGGCGGGCGGGGACCTGTACGCGAACGGTTTCACGACCTTCCGCAAGATCACCTTCCCGCTCTCCCTGCCGGGCGTGATGGCCGGAACGCTGCTCACATTTATCCCCGCCACGGGCGACTACGTGAACGCGGCCCTGCTGGGCAATAACCAGAACACCACCATGATCGGCCAGGTCATCGACTCCCGGTTCTTCCGGGTGGTGGACTACCCGGGCGCCTCCGCCCTGTCCTTCCTGCTGATGCTCGCCATCCTGTTCCTGGTGATCCTGTATGTCCGGCGTTTTGGCACCAAAGAACTGATGTAA
- a CDS encoding aspartate aminotransferase family protein, which yields MTETTVHSSSTTPRGTDRQQAARDHLWMHMARHSGPVSGGNVPIITRGKGHHIYDDRGHELIDGLAGLFTVQVGHGREELAEAAARQSRELSFMPLWSYAHPPAIDLAERLAAGAPGDLNRVFFTTGGGDSVESAWKLAKQFFKLTGKPTKHKVISRAVAYHGTPQGALSITGIPDMKSAFEPLVPGAFRVPNTNQYRAPAGLEDPEAFGRWAADRIGEAIEFEGPDTVAAVFLEPVQNSGGCFPPPPGYFKRVREICDQYDVLLVSDETICAFGRVGSMFASTDFDYVPDIITCAKGITSGYAPLGAMIASDRLFEPFTKGDTTFYHGYTFGGHPVSAAVAMANLDIFEAEDLNNRVKTNAPAFRATLEKLKDLPIVGDVRGEGYFYGIELVKDKATKETFSDAESERLLRGYVSTALYDAGLYCRADDRGDPVIQLAPPLTIGQPEFDQIESILRSVLTEGLNHL from the coding sequence ATGACCGAAACAACTGTTCACTCTTCCTCCACGACCCCGCGGGGAACGGACCGCCAGCAGGCGGCACGCGACCATCTGTGGATGCACATGGCCCGCCATTCCGGACCGGTCTCCGGCGGAAATGTTCCGATTATTACGCGCGGCAAGGGCCACCACATCTATGACGACCGCGGCCATGAACTCATTGACGGCCTGGCCGGGCTCTTCACCGTCCAGGTGGGCCACGGCCGCGAAGAGCTGGCGGAGGCTGCCGCGCGCCAGTCCCGCGAGCTGAGCTTCATGCCGCTCTGGTCCTACGCCCATCCCCCGGCCATCGATCTGGCCGAACGCCTCGCGGCCGGAGCGCCCGGCGACCTGAACCGGGTCTTCTTCACCACCGGCGGCGGCGACTCCGTGGAGTCCGCCTGGAAACTGGCGAAGCAGTTCTTCAAACTCACGGGCAAGCCCACCAAGCACAAGGTGATCTCCCGTGCCGTCGCCTACCACGGCACCCCGCAGGGCGCCCTTTCCATCACCGGCATCCCGGACATGAAGTCGGCCTTCGAGCCGCTCGTTCCCGGCGCCTTCCGCGTGCCGAACACCAACCAGTACCGTGCTCCCGCAGGACTGGAGGATCCGGAGGCCTTCGGCCGCTGGGCCGCGGACCGCATCGGCGAGGCCATTGAATTCGAAGGACCGGACACCGTGGCGGCCGTCTTCCTGGAGCCGGTGCAGAACTCGGGCGGCTGCTTCCCGCCTCCCCCCGGCTACTTCAAGCGCGTGCGGGAAATCTGCGACCAGTACGACGTCCTGCTGGTTTCGGACGAGACCATCTGCGCCTTCGGCCGGGTCGGCTCCATGTTCGCCTCCACCGATTTCGACTACGTGCCGGACATCATCACCTGCGCCAAGGGCATCACCAGCGGCTACGCACCGCTGGGTGCAATGATCGCCTCGGACCGCCTGTTTGAACCGTTCACCAAGGGCGACACCACGTTCTACCACGGCTACACCTTCGGCGGGCACCCGGTCTCCGCCGCCGTCGCCATGGCAAACCTGGACATCTTCGAGGCAGAGGACCTGAACAACCGCGTCAAGACGAACGCACCGGCCTTCCGCGCCACGCTGGAGAAGCTGAAGGACCTGCCGATCGTCGGCGACGTGCGCGGCGAGGGCTACTTCTACGGCATCGAACTGGTCAAGGACAAGGCCACTAAGGAGACGTTCTCCGACGCCGAGTCGGAGCGTCTGCTGCGCGGCTACGTTTCCACGGCACTGTACGACGCCGGACTGTACTGCCGTGCCGATGACCGGGGCGATCCCGTCATCCAGCTCGCACCGCCGCTGACCATCGGCCAGCCGGAATTCGACCAGATCGAATCGATCCTGCGCTCCGTGCTCACGGAAGGACTGAACCACCTCTGA
- a CDS encoding NAD(P)/FAD-dependent oxidoreductase: protein MDSSTAPVNGNVSFWYAATGLPDPRPGLEGDSNADVVIVGAGYTGLWTAYYLKKARPDLSVVVLESRFAGFGASGRNGGWLTNSISGGRGQYVTSHGRAVVGRFQELLNDTVDEVIGAAAAEGIDASIVKGGELNVARNEAQLRRLHALASEEAAWPEAGTRLLDAGETAERLRIAGALGSIHHPHCARINPARLVRGLADAVERLGVPILEGTTVTEIRPGAAVTNRGTVSARYILRATEGFTASLRGQHRAWLPMNSSMIATEPLPDAVWDEIGWNSMDTVADMAHAYMYAQRTADGRIALGGRGVPYRFGSRLDTDGATQPETITALTKLLRDMFPAAAGARIDHAWAGVLGVPRDWKATVGLDPKTGLGWAGGYVGTGVAATNLAGRTLRDLILEPGSELTTMPWVNRKVRNWEPEPLRWLGVKTMYAAYYAADRAENNGRRTTSPIAKAADLVSGR from the coding sequence ATGGACAGCTCCACAGCCCCGGTAAACGGCAATGTCTCCTTCTGGTACGCGGCGACCGGCCTGCCGGACCCCCGTCCCGGCCTTGAGGGAGACTCCAACGCCGACGTCGTCATTGTTGGTGCCGGTTACACGGGGCTGTGGACTGCCTACTACCTGAAGAAGGCGCGCCCCGACCTGTCGGTAGTGGTCCTGGAATCGCGGTTTGCCGGGTTTGGTGCCTCCGGGCGGAACGGCGGATGGCTGACCAACTCCATCAGCGGCGGACGCGGCCAGTACGTCACATCCCACGGCCGGGCCGTCGTCGGACGGTTCCAGGAACTGCTCAACGACACGGTGGATGAGGTGATCGGCGCCGCGGCGGCCGAGGGCATCGACGCGTCCATCGTGAAGGGCGGGGAACTGAACGTTGCCCGCAACGAAGCCCAGCTTCGGCGGCTGCATGCCTTGGCCTCGGAGGAAGCGGCCTGGCCCGAGGCAGGTACCCGGCTGCTCGACGCCGGCGAAACTGCCGAACGCCTGCGGATTGCCGGGGCGCTGGGCAGCATCCACCATCCGCACTGCGCGCGCATCAATCCGGCGCGGCTGGTCCGCGGATTGGCTGACGCCGTCGAACGCCTGGGCGTACCCATCCTTGAGGGCACCACGGTGACGGAGATCCGGCCCGGCGCCGCCGTGACCAACCGCGGAACGGTGTCGGCCAGGTACATCCTCCGGGCCACCGAAGGGTTTACCGCCAGCTTGCGCGGGCAACACCGGGCCTGGCTGCCGATGAACTCGTCCATGATTGCCACCGAACCGCTCCCGGACGCTGTCTGGGACGAGATTGGCTGGAACTCCATGGACACTGTCGCTGACATGGCCCATGCCTACATGTACGCCCAGCGCACGGCTGACGGACGGATCGCCCTGGGCGGGCGCGGAGTTCCCTACCGGTTCGGTTCCCGCCTCGACACCGACGGCGCGACCCAGCCGGAAACGATCACCGCCCTCACCAAACTGCTGCGGGACATGTTCCCGGCTGCCGCCGGCGCCCGGATCGACCATGCCTGGGCCGGTGTGCTGGGTGTTCCCCGGGACTGGAAGGCAACCGTGGGCCTGGACCCGAAGACCGGTCTGGGCTGGGCCGGCGGCTACGTCGGAACCGGCGTCGCGGCCACCAACCTGGCCGGCCGCACCCTGCGGGACCTGATCCTGGAGCCCGGCAGCGAACTCACCACGATGCCCTGGGTCAACCGCAAGGTGCGGAACTGGGAGCCGGAGCCCCTGCGCTGGCTGGGCGTGAAGACCATGTACGCCGCCTACTACGCTGCGGACCGGGCTGAGAACAACGGCCGCCGCACGACGTCGCCCATCGCCAAGGCTGCGGATCTCGTGTCCGGGCGGTAG
- a CDS encoding ABC transporter ATP-binding protein: MSTTELSRNPGAAAEGSGADLVLSGITKRFTEFTAVDNLDLVIPSGSFFALLGPSGCGKTTTLRMVAGLEQPTAGSISIGGKDITGTSPYQRPVNTVFQNYALFPHMSVLDNVSFGLKRRKVRDAEVQAKAALELVELGHLAARRPAQLSGGQQQRVALARAVVNRPAVLLLDEPLGALDMKLRRQMQVELKKIQTEVGLTFVHVTHDQEEAMTMADTVAVMNHGKVEQMGPPQELYELPRTAFVANFLGKSNLMPATVTGDAGEFLRINIAGNELTILKDRAADHSGKILVGIRPEKLSMVGESAAPAEGSIRGVVLDASFTGASTEYLVDAEGIGTVGVFSQNHGGALFDDGDKVRLAWDPAHAFGLSGSEDREAGAGEDGL, encoded by the coding sequence ATGAGCACCACCGAGCTTTCCCGGAACCCCGGAGCCGCGGCCGAGGGGTCCGGGGCGGACCTTGTCCTGTCCGGCATCACTAAACGCTTCACCGAATTCACTGCCGTGGACAACCTTGACCTCGTGATCCCGTCGGGGTCCTTCTTCGCCCTCCTTGGCCCGTCAGGCTGCGGGAAGACGACGACGCTGCGGATGGTCGCCGGCCTGGAACAGCCCACTGCCGGCAGCATCAGCATCGGCGGCAAGGACATCACCGGCACCAGCCCGTACCAGCGTCCCGTCAACACGGTTTTCCAGAATTACGCGCTCTTTCCGCATATGAGCGTTCTGGACAACGTGTCTTTCGGACTCAAGCGCCGGAAGGTCCGCGATGCTGAGGTGCAGGCCAAGGCAGCGCTGGAACTGGTTGAACTGGGCCATCTGGCAGCCCGCCGTCCGGCACAGCTGTCCGGCGGCCAGCAGCAGCGCGTGGCCCTGGCCCGCGCCGTCGTGAACCGTCCCGCCGTGCTGCTCCTGGATGAACCGCTGGGTGCCCTGGACATGAAGCTCCGCCGGCAGATGCAGGTGGAACTGAAGAAAATCCAGACCGAGGTGGGACTGACCTTCGTCCACGTCACGCACGACCAGGAAGAGGCCATGACCATGGCTGACACCGTGGCCGTCATGAACCACGGCAAGGTCGAGCAGATGGGCCCGCCGCAGGAACTGTACGAACTTCCGCGAACCGCTTTTGTCGCGAACTTCCTGGGCAAGTCCAACCTCATGCCCGCAACGGTCACCGGTGACGCGGGTGAGTTCCTCCGGATCAACATCGCCGGGAATGAGCTCACCATCCTGAAGGACAGGGCCGCGGACCACAGCGGCAAGATCCTGGTGGGTATCCGCCCGGAGAAACTCAGCATGGTTGGTGAGAGCGCTGCCCCCGCGGAAGGCTCGATCCGCGGCGTCGTGCTGGATGCGTCCTTCACCGGAGCGAGCACCGAATACCTGGTCGACGCCGAGGGCATCGGCACCGTGGGCGTCTTTAGCCAGAACCACGGCGGAGCACTCTTCGACGACGGGGACAAGGTCCGCCTGGCCTGGGATCCTGCCCACGCCTTTGGTCTCAGCGGCAGCGAGGACCGGGAAGCCGGAGCCGGCGAGGACGGCCTCTAA
- a CDS encoding ABC transporter substrate-binding protein, giving the protein MSKRPVNDPMLRSIVNAQLSRRKLLMGAGGLSLAGMLAACGTGGGTSGGASSKPSAAADLSDSEKVVNWANWTLYLDYDDSTQKYPSLEAFSAATGIEANYSEDVDGNDSYFGKVQAQLSSGQDIGQDIVTLTDWMAARLIRLGYTQELDLANIPNSKNLLPNLKNVDFDPGRKHSLTWQSGFGGIVWNKEAFPKGLKSVSDLWQPELKGRVEVLDEMLDTMGLLMMDNGVDITGDWGEDEFENALDVLSKQIADGQIRQVKGNSYKEDLISGDALAVIGWSGDITQLNFEEGDKWEFAIPEAGGTLWSDNMLVPIGSPHKANAERLMDYYFDPVNAATVAAYVNYICPVEGAREAMESIDPELVENPLIFPTDEYLANAHVIRTLTPDEETDFNDRFQTAIGN; this is encoded by the coding sequence ATGTCGAAGCGCCCCGTGAACGACCCGATGCTACGGAGTATCGTCAACGCCCAGCTCTCGCGGCGGAAGCTGCTCATGGGAGCCGGCGGGCTCTCCCTTGCCGGCATGCTTGCGGCCTGCGGTACCGGCGGCGGCACCAGCGGCGGGGCCTCGTCCAAGCCCAGTGCTGCCGCGGACCTCTCTGATTCCGAGAAGGTCGTGAACTGGGCGAACTGGACCCTGTACCTGGACTACGACGACTCAACGCAGAAGTACCCGTCGCTTGAGGCCTTCAGCGCCGCCACCGGGATCGAGGCGAACTACTCCGAGGACGTGGACGGCAACGACTCCTACTTCGGCAAGGTCCAGGCCCAGCTTTCCTCGGGCCAGGACATCGGCCAGGACATCGTCACACTGACCGACTGGATGGCCGCACGCCTGATCCGCCTCGGTTACACCCAGGAACTGGACCTGGCGAACATCCCCAATTCCAAGAACCTGCTCCCGAACCTGAAGAACGTGGACTTCGATCCCGGACGCAAGCACTCACTCACCTGGCAGTCCGGCTTCGGCGGAATCGTCTGGAACAAGGAAGCCTTCCCCAAGGGCCTGAAGTCCGTCTCCGATCTCTGGCAGCCCGAGCTCAAGGGCCGTGTGGAGGTCCTGGACGAAATGCTGGACACCATGGGCCTGCTCATGATGGACAACGGCGTGGACATCACCGGGGACTGGGGCGAGGACGAGTTCGAGAATGCACTGGACGTGCTCTCCAAGCAGATTGCCGACGGCCAGATCCGCCAGGTCAAGGGCAACTCCTACAAGGAAGACCTCATCTCCGGCGACGCGCTTGCCGTGATCGGCTGGTCCGGTGACATCACGCAGCTGAACTTTGAAGAGGGCGACAAGTGGGAGTTCGCCATTCCGGAGGCCGGAGGCACCCTGTGGTCCGACAACATGCTGGTTCCGATCGGTTCGCCGCACAAGGCCAACGCCGAGCGCCTCATGGACTACTACTTCGACCCGGTCAACGCGGCCACCGTCGCCGCGTACGTGAACTACATCTGCCCCGTTGAAGGTGCCCGGGAAGCCATGGAATCCATTGATCCGGAATTGGTGGAGAACCCGCTGATCTTCCCGACTGACGAATACCTGGCGAACGCGCACGTTATCCGCACGCTGACCCCCGACGAAGAGACCGATTTCAACGACCGGTTCCAGACTGCGATCGGAAACTGA
- a CDS encoding Lrp/AsnC family transcriptional regulator encodes MESASGHHLVDETSKAIIEQLQEDGRRSYAAIGKAVGLSEAAVRQRVQKLTDSGVMQIVAVTDPMQLGFPRQAMLGIKVHNDVLAVADRIAAIDKVDYCVVTAGSFDLLAEVVCENDQDLLLLVNRFRSIPGVTSTETFMYLSLRKQAYNWGTR; translated from the coding sequence GTGGAATCCGCATCAGGACACCATTTGGTCGACGAAACCTCCAAAGCCATCATCGAGCAGCTTCAGGAGGACGGCCGCCGCTCGTACGCGGCCATCGGAAAGGCCGTCGGCCTGTCCGAGGCTGCGGTGAGGCAGCGGGTCCAGAAGCTGACGGACAGCGGCGTGATGCAGATCGTGGCCGTGACGGATCCCATGCAGCTGGGCTTCCCCCGGCAGGCGATGCTGGGCATCAAGGTCCACAACGACGTCCTGGCCGTGGCAGACCGGATAGCGGCAATCGACAAGGTTGACTACTGCGTCGTCACTGCCGGCTCGTTCGATCTGCTGGCCGAAGTGGTGTGCGAAAACGACCAGGACCTCCTGCTGCTCGTCAACAGGTTCCGCAGCATCCCGGGCGTTACAAGCACCGAAACCTTTATGTACCTCTCCCTGCGCAAGCAGGCCTACAACTGGGGCACCAGATGA